Genomic segment of Caproiciproducens sp. NJN-50:
CAGATCCAGCGTACACCCGGCGGCCCCTTTATGGCCGCCGCCGCCGAACCGCTCACAGATTTCGGAGGCGTTTGCGGGCGGCAGCGCCCGCAGCGACACCTTCCATGCGCCGTCCGCTTTTTCCCGCAGCGTCACGCCGATCAGAACGCCCTCGATTCCGCGCGGAATCGTCGCCAGGCCGTCCAGGTCGTCCTCATTCGCGCCGGATTCGCGGATCATCCGCCTCGATATGACGATCACCGCGGTTTTTCCACCGCAGTCATACTGGATGGAATCCAGTACCCTCCGCTCCATGTCGAGCCTCGCGCGGCTTTTGGTGTCGAACATCTTCCTGTTGATCGTCGGAGCGTCGATCCCCGTTTCGACCAGGTCCGCCGCAATGCGGTAGGTCCGCGGGGTCACGTTGATGTACTTGAAGCATCCGGTGTCCGTCGTGATCCCGGTGTAGAGCGGCGCGGCGATGTCCGGCCCGATCGCGACGCCCAGCT
This window contains:
- a CDS encoding DHH family phosphoesterase, which codes for MIGIKEAAERLRRAGRVLILSHQFPDGDTLGSAAALCRGLRRMGKRAAIRCSDEIGPKYDFLFRDLPDDDFEPDLVAAVDIADEDLLGEPLKSQWGGRVELCIDHHPSNTGYAAETCVDPKAAATCEIIYDLLRELGVAIGPDIAAPLYTGITTDTGCFKYINVTPRTYRIAADLVETGIDAPTINRKMFDTKSRARLDMERRVLDSIQYDCGGKTAVIVISRRMIRESGANEDDLDGLATIPRGIEGVLIGVTLREKADGAWKVSLRALPPANASEICERFGGGGHKGAAGCTLDLPLEEAKKQMLGAVRNYLETHG